The Mycoplasmoides genitalium G37 genomic sequence CATTAAAGTATGCAGGAACAGTAATAACTGCTCTTGAAATCTTTTTACCAATCTTTTTTTCAGCAAAGTCCTTAAGATAACTAAGGATTTGCGCTGAAACTTGTTCAGGACTTAATTCCTTAGTTGTACCATCAGCATTTTGGACTTTTACTTTATTTGAGGTACCCATCAACCTCTTGATGGAGACAATGGTATTTGGGTTTGTAACCATCTGTCTTTTAGCAGCATCACCTACTATAATTTCATTGTTTTTATAGGAAACAATGGAAGGTGTTGTTCTTTTACCTTCAGGATTTTCTAATACAACAGGTCTCCCACCTTCCATTACAGAAACACAAGAATTGGTAGTTCCAAGGTCAATGCCAATAATTAAACCATTGTCTGCACTCATACTTTTTTTTTAGATCAATAACAATTACTCAGTAATTATAAACAAAAATTAGCACTCAAACACTAAAAGTGCTAATTAAAGTTTGTTTTATTTATCTTTTTTAGTTTCTAAGCTAACAGTGTTAACTGTTTTCAACGGTACATTAACGGTCTTTTTAAATTCCCATATAACTTGAACAATTCACACAACAAAACAAATCCCAGTGAAAATAGCAGGTAGATAAACAGATAAAAGTCTTCATAAAAAAACACCATCTTTAATCTGATCATGGAGGAATTGATCAGTTGGTTTGAATGCATTGAGAAAACTAGTCATCACAAATTGTGTTGCACCTTCCCCACTAGCAACTGGAATAAAGTTAGAAGCGGTAACAGCAATATTAGTAATGTTAAAAAGATCAATTAAGCTGTATTGATCAATAACGTTATTAGTTGTGTTGACAGTTTTTGTGATCATAAAAACACCAAACAAACTAAAGTAGGAAACAATTGCTACAACCATGTTAGCTAGTAATTTAAAGATTGTTAACCCTCACCTTCGCATCTCAATTCCATACAACTTATTAAATTCAGCTTTTTCTATAAAACGTTGGTAGATCTGCTCTTTAGTTAAATAAGGACGTTTAAGTCACTTTCGAAACTGGTTTACAAGTGAATAGATCAAAACATGCATCTTTTTATTGAAAGCAATAACAATAAATAAGATAGCAACAACAACATCAAAGATCATCCCAGTAAGACTTAGTCAGTAAGAGACAAAGCTATTATGGTTATTTGCTAACAATTGATAGTTTTTAGAAAGAACAAAAAAAGAAGGTCAAGTTATTAACGCTTGCGATAGATTTCAAAATGCTCCTGTAGAAGTGACAATTAAAACTGCAGTTTGTTTTTTCATCCCCTTTTTAATGAATCAATACAAGCGAAATGGATCTTGTCCTAGTGATAAGGGGGTTACAATTTGAAAAAACTGTACTACAAAACCAAATAATAACCACTCTCACCAACTAGCATAAAAACAAAATCTCCTTGATACCCACCAATTAATGATTACATTCCACAAAACTGAAACTAAAAACCCTAAGATAACAACAAATATCCAACCCCAATTCTGATAGTTAATTGCAGTGATAATAGTTTTCACATCATCAACACTAACACCTAAAAAAAAGATAGTAACAATAACACTAATAACGATTAGAAAAACCAAAAAAAAGCTAAAAGCAACGATGTTTTTAGTGTTAAAAAAGGTATTGGTGGTTAACTTTGCCATTACTTAAGCAAGTTTAAGCCTGATTGAATTCTTTTATCACCAATCCTAAATTGGGGTTTTTCAATTGCACTTAAAGCAAGTTGTTGGGTGCCTGTATCACTAGCTTGAAATAAAACTAAAGCTGCTACTATATCACTTTCAATATTGGTAGAACTTGTTAAACTAAGTGAATCAATGTCACTTTTAGTGAACTGAAGATAGTTGTAACTATCACCACCAAAGTTAAATTCACTAAATTTTTGGTTGGTTTGGGTACTTCTTTTTGAAATACTTGGACTATTTGATGAATTAAAATAACTGGAATATTGGTCTAAAACAGCTAATAACAACGCTTGTTTAGCTTTGAAATCTAAAGCAGAATTGTTAATTGCATCGACCTGAAAATAAGCTGAAAGTGTTTTGCCATTACTACTACTACTACTTGGAGTTAGTCTACTTAGCTGTCGGGCAATGTTATCTAAAACTAATTGGTCTTTTGTTTCACTAATAAATTTTTTAAGATCATCCTTTGAACCATATTGTTTTAAGGAATTGGCAGCGATATGGTTTAAAAGTGCCTGGTTAGTATTGTTTTCTAACATGGAACTGTTAGTTGTATTCAAACCAGTAAAACCATAAGTACCATTATTACTTGTTGATACTGCTTGTCTGGTGCTTAACATCGTAGTAGCAGGTGTAGTGTTAGGACTTGTTTTGGTTTTAAAAAAGAAATTATTAGGATCAATAGTTTGGTTGGCATTAGCTGTTGTAGCATGTTCATCATTTTCATAGTTAAAAACAGAGCCAAATATTCCCTGAGGATTATTGGTGTTGTTACTGATAATATTCTTATCATAAGCAATATAGGCAATTTCACCATACTTTAAGTTAGCTTGTAAAATATCTTTAAAGTTTTTTAGGTTGTTTTCAATTAACCATTGCAAAGTAAAAATGAAGCGATAATGGTCAATAACTGCTTTAAAGTTAACATTAAAACCTGATTCATCAACACTCTCTAAAAAAGCTTTTTTAAACAATTCATCAATATTGCCATTATTAGGATTACCATACATGGCTTTATTGGTTAATTTGCTTCATGTCATGTAATAGTAATTGCTAATTACTTTAGCTAAACTATCTGCATCACTACTTGATGAAGTTGATGAAGATCCATTTTTAGATTTAATCTCTTCAAATAACTTTTTAGCTTTTTCAAACTGTTGATTGCTAGTAAAAGCATTTTTTAACAATGCAAAGGAAAGAGGGTTTACAGTTGTTACATCTAACAACGCATTTAAACTCCAATTGGCACTGTTAGTAAGTGATTGATCATTGTTAATATCAACTAGAATAATGTTGCTAAAGTTAGGTTTTGATTTTTCTGTAACTTTCAATTGGTTAACAAATTCTGTTACTTTGTTATTTATGTCGCTCAGAATTTCATCTCTTATCTTATCAACATCAGCTTTTGTAGTTTTTAACTTATTGTTGTTTTCACTAATATTTATTTTTTCACTACCTACTTTTTTCCAAAGTGTTTTAGTAATTAAAAACAAGAAATAGTTATTGAGTTTTTCATAATGACCAGACTTGCGAACATATGGCAAATGGGAAGATAAGCCATTTAACCAAGGGGTTGGATTAATTTGGTTAACATTGGTATTAAGTTCAGTTGTTCTACTTGTTAGTTTGTTATCTAATGCATCCATTTGTAAAAACAAATCTCTGATTACATTTGTTGCTAATGCAACTGGTGCAAATTTTTGCATTAGTTCTTTGTAATCATTGAATGCTTTTTGCATCGCATCACTACCTTTATCTTTTTTTTGAAAATCAGTATTTATTAGTGCGTTTACTAATATTAATTCCTGATTTTTTTCAAACCAAGTTTTCAGTGTTTCATTTAATGGAAAACTAAAGGAATATAAACTGTTTTTAAAGGTGTTTGTTTTGGCTTGAAAAGCTCTTCACATTAAAAACTGCTTTTGCTTTTCAATGTCTCTTTCAGTTTTGCTACTACTATTTTTTGTCAGATAATAACTACCTCCATCAATTCCAATTACAGCAACTCCCTCTCCGTTTCTAACTAGTCTTAGCTTCAATTGGTTATTAGAGTTATGGCTTGTATTTTGAACAGTAGCATTTGCACAGTTTGCACTAACAGTGCTAGCACCATTATTTGTTTTGTTATTAGGAATAGCTGCATCCCAAACAAGATAACTGCTTGTTGTTGATGAACTAGCTTTAGTTGAAACCATCATATCACTTGTAGTTGTTTGGTGGATTTGCTTTGCTAGTTTTCCTAAATTGGAACTATCATTAGAACTTATAAAAGCATCTTTAATAAGACTCTTTAAATTGTTTTGTGAACTGTCTGTTGTATTGTGTTCACAGAACAATGTATTACTCTTAGTATGGTTTTCAATTTTAGTTGATTCAACAACAATGGTATTGTTAAGTTCTTTATTAAGCTCTTTAATTGTGGGAAGTTGATCTTTATCTTGATTTAAAAGATCTAGTTTTAAATTTAAACTAGCACCTAAATTAGCTGCTTCTAGTTGATCAACAATGTTTAGACTATCTACTATTTGCTTGGTTTGAGTGTTATCAGAAAGAGTTGTTGGAAAATCAATCAGGTTGCCTTGATTTTGATCTAAGATGTATTTTTCTAAACCTGTTTTTGCTGTATTTAATCCGTCTTTTCCCTCAATTAACTGCTCTCAGCGTTTGTTGCCAACATTCTGGTTCTGAGGAATTTCCCCATCTTTAGGAAAGAAAGGAAACGCATAAGAAGGGGTTAATTTATCTTTTAGTTTTTCAGTGTTGTAAACTTGACCCAAACCTTGTTGTGGTGCTGCATATTTAAAAGTAGCTTGACTGATTAAAGTAGGATCGGTATATTCAACCCAGAGATTAAAGATTTGTGCTTGTAACTTTGCAAACAATGCATCATTAGTTTCACTAAAACGTGGTTCTTGAAAACCAAAGTCCTTTCATTTTTCAGGTTGGGATAGTTCATCATAGATATAAGGACCAGTTGAGAGTTGTCCATTAGGTTTATAAACTAAGAAATCCTTAGCGAATAATTTAGCGGTAAAATCACTAATAAGTTGATTGAAAAGTTGTTGGGATTTTCAACTAGCCTCACTGCCACCACTTTTATCTAATAGATCTTGTTGAATAAATACTGCTCTGTTTCTGGGTGGTGATATTAACCCATTAACAGTATTTTTATATTGATCATCAACATTCTTTTTAGTGTCTTTTAAAAACTTGTTTATGGCTTTGTCTTCATTGTTTTCATACCAAGCCTCAAGTGCTTTTAAAAGTGGTCCTATAACAAAATGTTTGTTTGCTGAAGGAGTTTTTAAAGCAGTAATAAGTCCTTCTTTTAAACTACCCTTTTGACCATGAAAAAAATTAGTTGAGGTTGGTGAAAAAACTGTTTGCAAAGCACTGTTTGTTGGAGTTGAACAAGCTACAAGTATTGTGCTTACTGACAAACCACAAAGTAAAAACCACCAGAACTTTGATTTTTTTAAAAGTTTTTTCATGATCTTGGTTTTTTCTTATTAATTAAAAGGTTTTGAATCTGTTGTTTTTGGTATTTTTTGTAGTTAGGTTTAACCTTTTTATATTTAGCTTTGATAGCTTTAATTTTCTTAATTTGTAAAGTTGAAAGCGGTTTTTTGGTAGTTTTTTGGTTATTTTCAGTCAAAAACTTCAAATCACCATTACTAGTTAAACTAACGTTTTGAAATTTAATTCCTTTTGCTATTAGTTTATTTAATTTACTTTGATTTTGGTCATTTCAAAAAAGATATGATCTGCCCCAACTGTTAAGTCGTGCTACACGACCAGAACGGTGGATGTAAAAACTATCAATTTTAGGTAGATCTCAAGAAATCACCACACTGAAATAATTTAAATCTATCCCACGTGAAAATAGATCAGAAACAACTAGTAATTTCAATTTATTATTAGTTGCTTTTGTGAAATTATTTTTACGTTCTTGATAGGTTAAACTACCATAAATTGAACCAAAACTAATATTGTTATTTGAAAGCAATTGTGTTAATTGTTTTAAAGATTTTTGATTAGAACAGAAAACAATAATTTGCTGATTTTGGTGGTGTTTTAATAAGGCTAATAAACCAGAAAAACGGTTTTCAGTATTGAGATGAACAACAAAATGCTTAACTAAGGGGTGAATCCATTGCTTTGGATGGAGATTAATAACTTTAGTATTAATTACTTGTTTTTTAATTATTTGGAGTTGTTGATTGAATAAAGTAGCACTAAAAAAGGCAAACAAGGGCTTTGCTTTTTGAAAAAGATGAACACATTCAAGTCACTGCTGGATTGAACTTTGCTCTAAAAACATGTCAATTTCATCAAAAACAACGTATCTAACTTTGCTAGTAAAAAGGTATTTTTCGTTTAGTAAACTAACAATTAGTTGTGCTTTTGAACTAAATGAAGTGGCAAAAGTAAAGGTTTTAAAGTACTTTTTGATTTCAGTTAAGATGTTGATAATTTGTCATTGTAACTCTTTGGTTGGTACAAAAATAACTGCTTGAGGTTGATCTAAACTGGTGTTAATCTTATCTAATAGAGGTAAAAGATAAGCAAAGGTTTTGCCACTACCAGTTTCAGCAATACCAATGATATTTTGGAATGGTCATAATTTAAAAACTGCTTGCTGAATTTTGGTAAATTCAACAATGCGTTTCTTATCTAAAAACTGCCTAATAGAAGAGGAAAATTGCATCTTAAACTAGAATTTACGCACTCACTGTGAACTGATTGCTGAAAACAATCTGTTATCACCAACTCTAACTAAGCCATTT encodes the following:
- a CDS encoding lysylphosphatidylglycerol synthase transmembrane domain-containing protein, with the translated sequence MAKLTTNTFFNTKNIVAFSFFLVFLIVISVIVTIFFLGVSVDDVKTIITAINYQNWGWIFVVILGFLVSVLWNVIINWWVSRRFCFYASWWEWLLFGFVVQFFQIVTPLSLGQDPFRLYWFIKKGMKKQTAVLIVTSTGAFWNLSQALITWPSFFVLSKNYQLLANNHNSFVSYWLSLTGMIFDVVVAILFIVIAFNKKMHVLIYSLVNQFRKWLKRPYLTKEQIYQRFIEKAEFNKLYGIEMRRWGLTIFKLLANMVVAIVSYFSLFGVFMITKTVNTTNNVIDQYSLIDLFNITNIAVTASNFIPVASGEGATQFVMTSFLNAFKPTDQFLHDQIKDGVFLWRLLSVYLPAIFTGICFVVWIVQVIWEFKKTVNVPLKTVNTVSLETKKDK
- a CDS encoding DUF3713 domain-containing protein, whose amino-acid sequence is MKKLLKKSKFWWFLLCGLSVSTILVACSTPTNSALQTVFSPTSTNFFHGQKGSLKEGLITALKTPSANKHFVIGPLLKALEAWYENNEDKAINKFLKDTKKNVDDQYKNTVNGLISPPRNRAVFIQQDLLDKSGGSEASWKSQQLFNQLISDFTAKLFAKDFLVYKPNGQLSTGPYIYDELSQPEKWKDFGFQEPRFSETNDALFAKLQAQIFNLWVEYTDPTLISQATFKYAAPQQGLGQVYNTEKLKDKLTPSYAFPFFPKDGEIPQNQNVGNKRWEQLIEGKDGLNTAKTGLEKYILDQNQGNLIDFPTTLSDNTQTKQIVDSLNIVDQLEAANLGASLNLKLDLLNQDKDQLPTIKELNKELNNTIVVESTKIENHTKSNTLFCEHNTTDSSQNNLKSLIKDAFISSNDSSNLGKLAKQIHQTTTSDMMVSTKASSSTTSSYLVWDAAIPNNKTNNGASTVSANCANATVQNTSHNSNNQLKLRLVRNGEGVAVIGIDGGSYYLTKNSSSKTERDIEKQKQFLMWRAFQAKTNTFKNSLYSFSFPLNETLKTWFEKNQELILVNALINTDFQKKDKGSDAMQKAFNDYKELMQKFAPVALATNVIRDLFLQMDALDNKLTSRTTELNTNVNQINPTPWLNGLSSHLPYVRKSGHYEKLNNYFLFLITKTLWKKVGSEKINISENNNKLKTTKADVDKIRDEILSDINNKVTEFVNQLKVTEKSKPNFSNIILVDINNDQSLTNSANWSLNALLDVTTVNPLSFALLKNAFTSNQQFEKAKKLFEEIKSKNGSSSTSSSSDADSLAKVISNYYYMTWSKLTNKAMYGNPNNGNIDELFKKAFLESVDESGFNVNFKAVIDHYRFIFTLQWLIENNLKNFKDILQANLKYGEIAYIAYDKNIISNNTNNPQGIFGSVFNYENDEHATTANANQTIDPNNFFFKTKTSPNTTPATTMLSTRQAVSTSNNGTYGFTGLNTTNSSMLENNTNQALLNHIAANSLKQYGSKDDLKKFISETKDQLVLDNIARQLSRLTPSSSSSNGKTLSAYFQVDAINNSALDFKAKQALLLAVLDQYSSYFNSSNSPSISKRSTQTNQKFSEFNFGGDSYNYLQFTKSDIDSLSLTSSTNIESDIVAALVLFQASDTGTQQLALSAIEKPQFRIGDKRIQSGLNLLK
- a CDS encoding DEAD/DEAH box helicase → MQFSSSIRQFLDKKRIVEFTKIQQAVFKLWPFQNIIGIAETGSGKTFAYLLPLLDKINTSLDQPQAVIFVPTKELQWQIINILTEIKKYFKTFTFATSFSSKAQLIVSLLNEKYLFTSKVRYVVFDEIDMFLEQSSIQQWLECVHLFQKAKPLFAFFSATLFNQQLQIIKKQVINTKVINLHPKQWIHPLVKHFVVHLNTENRFSGLLALLKHHQNQQIIVFCSNQKSLKQLTQLLSNNNISFGSIYGSLTYQERKNNFTKATNNKLKLLVVSDLFSRGIDLNYFSVVISWDLPKIDSFYIHRSGRVARLNSWGRSYLFWNDQNQSKLNKLIAKGIKFQNVSLTSNGDLKFLTENNQKTTKKPLSTLQIKKIKAIKAKYKKVKPNYKKYQKQQIQNLLINKKKPRSWKNF